From the Prunus dulcis chromosome 4, ALMONDv2, whole genome shotgun sequence genome, one window contains:
- the LOC117625292 gene encoding macrodontain-1-like yields the protein MALLITNQGQTICLAFFLVLILAFCSSQASCSRQLYGEEKNMFQRFEEWMTKHGRVYKDAQEELRYDIFKSNVEFIEAFNKNKDGRKYTLSINKFADRKNEELRAMRNGYNVRQHLSKEVITSNSMKVSPNTFFKYANVTVVPLSWDWTTSAVTPVKDQGYDCGSCWAFATVAVVEGLNSIMTGNLISLSEQEIIDCTTSFEDDGCHGGFVEKAFEYMIQRNMSLSTEDGYPYKAVDGGVCLDDFNNNVASGAITITGYKQVPQNNEIALLLAVANQPVSVYIDAEAEEFKHYSGGVYTGPCGTNLTHAVTIVGYDTTEDDEKYWLIKNSWGEEWGESGYMRIQRDFDANEGLCGIAMGAFYPTV from the exons ATGGCTCTGCTCATCACAAACCAAGGCCAAACCATCTGTTTGGCCTTTTTTCTTGTGCTCATTTTGGCCTTCTGCTCCTCTCAAGCATCTTGTAGTCGCCAGCTTTATGGCgaagaaaaaaacatgttCCAGAGGTTTGAGGAGTGGATGACTAAACATGGACGAGTGTATAAGGATGCACAGGAGGAGCTGCGCTACGACATTTTCAAGTCCAATGTGGAATTTATAGAAGCTTTTAACAAGAACAAGGACGGAAGGAAGTACACACTAAGCATCAATAAGTTTGCGGATCGCAAGAATGAGGAACTTCGAGCAATGCGTAATGGATACAATGTGAGGCAGCATCTCTCCAAAGAAGTGATCACCTCCAACTCCATGAAAGTAAGTCCAAATACATTTTTCAAATATGCAAATGTAACCGTGGTGCCACTTTCCTGGGATTGGACTACAAGTGCTGTAACCCCGGTCAAGGACCAAGGATATGATTGTG GGAGTTGTTGGGCGTTCGCAACAGTGGCAGTTGTAGAAGGGCTTAACTCTATTATGACAGGAAACTTAATTTCGCTATCAGAACAAGAGATTATCGATTGTACAACTAGTTTCGAAGATGATGGCTGCCATGGTGGTTTTGTGGAGAAAGCCTTCGAATACATGATCCAACGCAACATGAGCCTGTCAACTGAAGATGGCTACCCTTACAAGGCTGTAGATGGTGGCGTTTGCTTGGATGACTTCAATAATAATGTTGCCTCCGGTGCCATAACTATAACCGGGTACAAGCAAGTGCCTCAAAACAACGAAATTGCTTTGTTGCTGGCTGTTGCCAACCAGCCAGTTTCAGTTTATATTGATGCAGAAGCAGAAGAGTTCAAACATTATTCGGGTGGCGTGTACACTGGACCATGTGGTACAAACTTAACCCATGCTGTTACTATAGTTGGATATGATACTACTGAGGATGATGAGAAGTATTGGCTTATCAAAAATTCTTGGGGAGAAGAATGGGGGGAGAGTGGATACATGAGGATTCAAAGAGACTTTGATGCCAATGAAGGACTATGTGGTATTGCTATGGGAGCTTTTTATCCAACCGTATGA
- the LOC117626673 gene encoding NAC domain-containing protein JA2-like has translation MGGYQVPVGYRFTPSEEELLLHYLLPRVNGNDYPKGVVPDCDLYGTKEPWEIWRDFHHSSPDDQEDIYVFTTLKKKTPNGSRFCRTVGVTGTGVWKGEDSGKKIRACGNDIGIRKRFRYMNPGSPHDDRWIMLEFQLDESLKETSGKSKLEERQNHEVDLPSSGEIQAQHVHDDQQQHIDASTEDQLFLEDYLMNDVEGEHDTMVNPSLLCTVRSAGHEY, from the exons ATGGGTGGCTATCAAGTTCCAGTTGGGTACAGGTTCACGCCTTCAGAAGAAGAACTACTTCTTCACTACCTTCTCCCCAGAGTGAATGGAAACGACTATCCTAAAGGTGTTGTTCCTGACTGCGATCTCTACGGTACAAAAGAACCATGGGAGATATGGAGAGATTTCCACCACTCATCACCAGATGATCAAGAAGACATCTACGTCTTCACCACACTCAAGAAGAAGACTCCGAACGGCTCGCGGTTTTGCCGAACAGTTGGTGTCACGGGTACCGGAGTGTGGAAAGGAGAAGACTCCGGCAAGAAAATACGTGCTTGTGGGAATGATATTGGCATCAGAAAACGATTTCGGTACATGAACCCTGGCTCGCCCCATGATGACCGTTGGATCATGCTTGAGTTCCAGCTTGATGAATCTCTC aaagaaacatcgGGCAAAAGCAAATTAGAAGAACGACAAAATCATGAAGTTGACCTGCCTTCCAGTGGAGAAATCCAGGCCCAGCATGTGCATGATGATCAGCAGCAACATATTGACGCAAGTACTGAAGATCAACTTTTTTTGGAAGATTACCTTATGAACGATGTCGAGGGTGAACATGACACCATGGTTAATCCAAGTTTGCT TTGCACAGTACGGTCAGCAGGGCACGAGTATTGA